From Draconibacterium halophilum, one genomic window encodes:
- a CDS encoding saccharopine dehydrogenase family protein, whose translation MKKNVIVLGAGLVGSSIAKDLSKNHQVTSVDFDKNALNKFSDFPDIKCIQEDLSQPEKLKALVSGFDLVIGAVPGFMGYQTMKAVIEAGKNMVDISFMPEDFLSLNGLAQKNKVCVIADCGVAPGMGNIILGHYNEIMAVKSYDCLVGGLPVIREWPYEYKAVFSPIDVIEEYTRPARYIKNYELVEKEALSDPELIDFEGIGTLESWNSDGLRSLMQTMKNVPDMIEKTLRYPGCIEYLRVLRESGFFSYDPIEVNGIKVRPIDVTAKLLFPKWQLKPGEEDFTIMRIVIKGVENGTEKSFTYHLLDKYDRQTQTISMARTTGYACTSVANLVLDGTFNSIGVNAPEAVGAQPGNLSYIFQYLKERGVIYRLSE comes from the coding sequence ATGAAAAAGAATGTTATTGTTTTGGGTGCCGGACTTGTGGGAAGTTCCATTGCCAAGGACTTATCGAAAAACCACCAGGTTACCAGTGTCGACTTCGACAAAAACGCCTTAAACAAATTTTCCGATTTTCCGGATATTAAATGCATTCAGGAAGACCTGAGCCAACCTGAAAAGTTAAAAGCACTGGTTTCAGGGTTCGACCTTGTAATTGGTGCAGTACCGGGTTTTATGGGCTACCAAACCATGAAAGCTGTGATTGAAGCCGGAAAAAACATGGTTGATATTTCGTTTATGCCAGAAGATTTTCTGTCGTTAAACGGGTTAGCACAAAAAAATAAAGTTTGTGTAATTGCCGATTGTGGCGTTGCACCCGGAATGGGAAATATAATTCTTGGACATTACAACGAAATTATGGCTGTAAAATCCTACGACTGTTTGGTTGGTGGCTTACCTGTAATTCGCGAATGGCCTTACGAATACAAAGCAGTATTCTCCCCCATCGATGTAATTGAAGAATATACACGGCCTGCGCGCTATATAAAAAACTACGAACTGGTAGAAAAAGAAGCACTCTCCGATCCTGAATTAATCGATTTTGAAGGCATTGGCACGCTTGAATCATGGAACTCCGACGGTCTGCGTTCGTTGATGCAAACCATGAAAAATGTGCCTGATATGATTGAAAAAACGCTACGCTACCCAGGATGCATCGAATACCTGCGGGTTTTAAGAGAATCAGGATTTTTCTCGTACGATCCGATTGAAGTAAACGGAATAAAAGTGAGACCAATTGATGTTACTGCCAAGTTACTTTTCCCAAAGTGGCAATTAAAACCCGGCGAGGAAGATTTTACTATCATGCGTATTGTTATAAAAGGAGTAGAAAACGGGACTGAAAAATCGTTTACCTACCATTTGCTCGATAAATACGACCGCCAAACACAAACCATTTCCATGGCACGAACAACAGGCTACGCCTGCACTTCGGTTGCCAACCTTGTTCTTGATGGCACTTTCAATTCAATTGGCGTTAACGCTCCCGAAGCAGTTGGTGCACAACCCGGAAATCTAAGTTATATCTTCCAATACCTGAAAGAACGAGGTGTAATTTATAGGCTTTCGGAGTAG
- a CDS encoding response regulator transcription factor, whose translation MKIKVIVADDHQLFREGLVNLLHSADNIEVIAQAENGQEAIDKVEAFKPDVLLVDIAMEKVNGIEATRILKSKMPEVKIIAVSMHSDKQYVKGMLEVGADGYLLKNCTYRQLTDAVNSVHDGKKFLSEDITEIVINGYLNSNADENDSYSNLSDREKEIFLLFAEGKSTREIGDKLFISVKTVGTHKQNILEKLELKTNSDLVKYALKKGLIQLD comes from the coding sequence ATGAAAATAAAGGTTATAGTTGCTGACGATCACCAACTTTTTAGAGAAGGTTTAGTAAACCTCTTACATTCGGCTGACAATATAGAAGTAATTGCCCAGGCCGAAAACGGACAAGAAGCAATAGACAAAGTAGAAGCATTTAAACCCGATGTGCTTTTGGTTGATATTGCCATGGAGAAAGTAAATGGTATTGAAGCTACCCGAATTTTAAAATCAAAAATGCCGGAAGTAAAAATCATTGCCGTATCGATGCACTCTGACAAACAATATGTAAAAGGAATGCTGGAAGTAGGTGCCGACGGATACCTATTAAAGAACTGTACCTACCGGCAACTTACCGATGCAGTAAACTCGGTTCACGATGGTAAAAAATTCCTGAGCGAAGACATTACTGAAATTGTTATTAACGGATACCTAAATTCGAATGCCGATGAAAACGATTCTTACTCTAATCTTTCCGACCGGGAAAAAGAAATTTTCCTGCTCTTTGCCGAAGGAAAATCAACACGCGAAATTGGCGACAAACTTTTTATCAGCGTAAAAACCGTTGGTACGCACAAGCAAAATATTCTTGAAAAGCTTGAACTAAAAACCAACTCCGACCTTGTAAAATATGCCTTAAAAAAAGGCTTAATCCAGCTTGACTAA